The following coding sequences lie in one Komagataeibacter sucrofermentans DSM 15973 genomic window:
- a CDS encoding replication initiator protein A — protein MKPRIKATRQRNPELALTVSETPNVDGRSVLLPERYPTPDLFICDVLDAIPKDDMASMEHPIFSLATKPDRRIFRYEHNGNTVEIVPSVKGLATIHDKDILIYCISQLIAKMNQGEQPNRTLHLTARDLLVWTNRQTDGDGYKRLRSAFERLAGTRITTNIKADGEEITEGFGLINEWRIVRKTNSGQMSEIKVTLSEWLFRMIEGRSVLTLHRDYFRLRKPLERRIYELARKHCGAQEKWVVSIEILQKKTGASSHIRVFRSMLRDLAINNHLPDYAVEINRNTVTFRNRETMDTVKVIEPKLQKPFVDPEGFHDARGVAPGYDIYALYDEWVSWWNDSGQPELQNPSAAFVGFCRNRHKRNPIR, from the coding sequence ATGAAACCCCGAATCAAAGCAACCCGTCAACGAAACCCCGAACTGGCACTTACCGTCAGTGAAACCCCGAATGTTGATGGACGCTCAGTTCTACTTCCGGAACGATATCCGACACCAGATCTTTTTATTTGTGATGTCCTTGATGCCATCCCCAAAGATGATATGGCCTCGATGGAACATCCAATTTTCTCGCTTGCCACTAAACCTGATCGACGCATTTTCCGATACGAGCACAATGGCAATACAGTTGAGATCGTTCCGAGCGTCAAAGGGCTCGCGACGATCCATGACAAGGATATCCTTATCTATTGCATTTCGCAGCTGATCGCGAAAATGAATCAAGGTGAGCAGCCAAATCGAACTCTCCACCTTACCGCACGCGATTTATTGGTGTGGACCAACCGTCAAACCGATGGTGATGGCTATAAGCGGCTTCGGAGCGCATTTGAGCGCTTAGCAGGCACACGGATCACCACCAACATCAAAGCTGATGGAGAAGAAATCACCGAAGGCTTTGGCCTTATCAATGAATGGCGAATTGTCCGTAAGACCAATTCCGGACAAATGTCCGAAATCAAGGTAACGCTATCCGAATGGCTATTCAGAATGATCGAAGGCCGAAGTGTACTGACATTACATCGCGATTATTTCCGTTTACGCAAACCACTTGAACGGAGAATATACGAACTTGCACGCAAGCATTGTGGCGCTCAGGAAAAATGGGTTGTTTCTATAGAAATTTTACAGAAAAAAACGGGGGCTAGTAGCCATATTCGCGTATTTCGCTCAATGCTCCGTGACTTGGCAATCAATAACCACTTGCCTGATTATGCTGTCGAAATAAACCGCAACACAGTTACTTTCCGTAATCGGGAAACGATGGACACCGTCAAGGTAATAGAGCCAAAGCTCCAGAAACCATTTGTCGATCCCGAGGGTTTCCATGACGCTAGAGGAGTTGCTCCAGGATATGATATCTACGCACTCTATGATGAATGGGTGTCATGGTGGAATGATAGCGGACAACCAGAGTTGCAAAACCCCAGTGCCGCATTTGTCGGATTCTGCCGCAACCGACACAAACGCAACCCTATACGCTAG
- a CDS encoding ribbon-helix-helix domain-containing protein, whose amino-acid sequence MAKSNTLQAMLDRAKGSGEAMPTPSPKPDISSSKPTLNGRKGTKLIGGHFSPEVSTQLRIIAAEEGTTVQSLLGEALDDLFVKKGRSRIVSG is encoded by the coding sequence ATGGCGAAAAGCAATACGCTACAAGCGATGCTTGATCGCGCCAAAGGTAGTGGTGAGGCAATGCCAACCCCTTCCCCGAAGCCAGATATATCATCCAGTAAACCTACGCTGAATGGTCGTAAGGGGACCAAGTTGATCGGTGGGCATTTTTCTCCTGAAGTCAGCACCCAGCTTCGTATTATCGCGGCCGAAGAGGGAACGACGGTTCAGAGTTTGCTGGGAGAAGCACTGGACGATCTGTTTGTGAAGAAAGGACGAAGCAGGATCGTTAGCGGATAA
- a CDS encoding AAA family ATPase, whose translation MKVLAVLSQKGGVGKTTLATCLAVAAEQAGKVAAIIDLDPQATASFWKDVRQLDTPAVASIQPIRLPAILKACADAGTDLVIIDGAAVARDVAYEAARHADFVLIPTKTAVFDTMSMTHTLDVVRQLDKAFAVVLTFVPPQGQETGDAIKAVTELGATVCPVTVGNRKAFFRAQAAGQAVQEFEAHGPAANEIKRLYEYTDIQLYKNREVV comes from the coding sequence ATGAAGGTTCTTGCTGTTCTTTCGCAGAAGGGCGGTGTCGGAAAAACGACGCTTGCAACCTGTCTCGCTGTCGCGGCTGAGCAAGCGGGTAAGGTTGCTGCTATTATTGATTTGGACCCACAGGCGACAGCCTCTTTCTGGAAAGACGTACGCCAGCTCGATACACCGGCTGTGGCTTCAATTCAGCCGATACGTTTGCCTGCAATACTCAAAGCCTGCGCGGATGCGGGGACTGATCTTGTGATTATCGACGGAGCTGCTGTTGCGCGTGATGTAGCTTATGAAGCGGCGCGGCATGCTGACTTCGTTCTCATTCCGACGAAGACGGCCGTGTTCGATACAATGAGTATGACACACACATTGGATGTGGTTCGTCAGCTCGATAAAGCGTTCGCTGTCGTTTTAACTTTTGTGCCCCCCCAGGGGCAGGAGACAGGGGATGCCATTAAGGCCGTGACCGAATTGGGGGCAACGGTCTGTCCGGTGACAGTAGGAAACCGCAAGGCATTTTTCCGTGCACAGGCGGCGGGACAGGCTGTGCAGGAATTCGAAGCACATGGGCCAGCAGCAAACGAAATTAAGCGTTTATACGAGTATACAGATATACAATTATACAAAAATCGGGAGGTAGTGTGA
- a CDS encoding recombinase family protein has protein sequence MGQRAVIYCRVSTADQSCARQKDELKRFAERAGYEVLDVFMETGSGVRVDRAERRKVMALAQAREIDAILVTELSRWGRSTIDLISTLQELESYRVSLIAITGMTFDLATPHGRMLATVLAGIAEFERDLISERVKSGLAAARARGKVLGRQKGERPKSDRLAPKVLALVAEKRSYRWIARDLGISKNTVAAIVQRDKVRPSLPS, from the coding sequence ATGGGACAGCGCGCGGTCATCTATTGTCGGGTTTCCACGGCCGATCAGTCCTGCGCGCGCCAGAAGGACGAGTTGAAGCGGTTTGCTGAACGCGCGGGATATGAAGTGCTGGACGTTTTCATGGAGACCGGCTCTGGTGTCCGGGTGGATCGGGCCGAACGTCGAAAGGTCATGGCACTGGCCCAGGCCCGTGAAATTGATGCCATCCTGGTGACGGAGCTGTCCCGATGGGGACGTTCGACCATTGATCTCATCTCCACGCTTCAGGAGCTGGAGAGCTATCGTGTTTCTCTGATCGCCATAACGGGAATGACGTTCGACCTGGCAACACCACATGGACGAATGCTGGCGACGGTTCTGGCCGGGATTGCTGAGTTCGAACGGGATCTGATTAGCGAGCGGGTGAAGTCCGGTCTGGCCGCCGCCAGGGCGCGAGGGAAGGTTCTCGGCCGACAGAAAGGAGAGCGGCCGAAGTCTGACCGTCTGGCTCCGAAGGTTCTGGCGTTGGTGGCTGAAAAGCGGAGTTATCGGTGGATCGCCCGGGATCTGGGAATCAGCAAGAACACTGTTGCTGCCATTGTGCAGAGGGATAAGGTGAGGCCTTCTCTTCCCTCGTAG